A genomic segment from Micromonospora echinaurantiaca encodes:
- a CDS encoding glycoside hydrolase family 10 protein: MKATRLGAAGLTAALLGALVAGTPAHATEAAATDVSATTTCVTDPATPKRQFRAMWIASVTNIDWPTKASWTAPDQIAAQKAEYLGWLDLAERLNHNAVVVQVRPTADAFWPSPHEPWSEYLTGVRGKDPGWDPLAFVVAEAHKRNLEFHAWFNPYRVSMPAPSGAGADINQLAPNHPAREHPEWTFAYPPAGVAGSRLYYNPGIPEVREFVQTAMMDAVKRYDIDGVHFDDYFYPYPSGTHQVPDDATFAAYNRGFTNKADWRRDNINLLVQEMNAKIKAEKPWVKFGVSPFGIWRNKSADPLGSDTTGSQSYDIISADTRKWVKEEWIDYVVPQLYWYIGQYPAADYARLVPWWADVVKGTRVQLYIGQADYKSGDPVYGSFWMNPQELSNHLTLNREHPEVLGNVHFSAVQVRANRLGATDIYAAEHYSRPALIPTMSHLPAKPLLMPVVTGSAREDAGVRLRWRQPADGMGPLGTATSYAIYRFDGLDLAGKCDVADAAHLVDTVRATPGAVQSWVDTTAEPGKRYTYYVTALDRLANESPLSPPHVVR, from the coding sequence ATGAAGGCAACTCGGCTCGGAGCCGCCGGGCTGACCGCGGCACTGCTCGGCGCGCTCGTCGCCGGCACCCCCGCGCACGCCACCGAAGCGGCGGCGACCGACGTCTCCGCCACCACCACCTGCGTCACCGACCCGGCCACGCCCAAGCGGCAGTTCCGGGCCATGTGGATCGCTTCCGTCACCAACATCGACTGGCCCACCAAGGCGTCCTGGACCGCACCGGACCAGATCGCCGCGCAGAAGGCCGAATACCTGGGCTGGCTGGACCTGGCCGAGCGGCTGAACCACAACGCCGTCGTGGTCCAGGTCCGCCCGACCGCCGACGCGTTCTGGCCGTCGCCGCACGAGCCCTGGTCGGAGTACCTGACCGGGGTACGCGGCAAGGACCCGGGCTGGGACCCGCTGGCCTTCGTCGTCGCCGAGGCGCACAAGCGGAACCTGGAGTTCCACGCCTGGTTCAACCCGTACCGCGTCTCCATGCCGGCCCCGAGCGGCGCCGGCGCGGACATCAACCAGCTCGCCCCGAACCACCCGGCGCGGGAGCACCCGGAGTGGACCTTCGCGTACCCGCCGGCCGGCGTCGCCGGCAGCCGGCTCTACTACAACCCCGGCATCCCCGAGGTCCGCGAGTTCGTACAGACCGCGATGATGGACGCGGTCAAGCGGTACGACATCGACGGCGTGCACTTCGACGACTACTTCTACCCGTACCCGAGCGGCACCCACCAGGTGCCCGACGACGCGACGTTCGCGGCGTACAACCGCGGCTTCACCAACAAGGCGGACTGGCGGCGGGACAACATCAACCTGCTGGTCCAGGAGATGAACGCCAAGATCAAGGCCGAGAAGCCGTGGGTGAAGTTCGGCGTCAGCCCGTTCGGCATCTGGCGTAACAAGTCCGCCGACCCGCTCGGCTCGGACACCACCGGCAGCCAGTCGTACGACATCATCTCCGCCGACACCCGCAAGTGGGTCAAGGAGGAGTGGATCGACTACGTGGTGCCGCAGCTGTACTGGTACATCGGCCAGTACCCGGCCGCCGACTACGCCCGGCTGGTGCCGTGGTGGGCCGACGTGGTGAAGGGCACCCGGGTGCAGCTCTACATCGGACAGGCCGACTACAAGAGCGGTGACCCGGTGTACGGCTCGTTCTGGATGAACCCGCAGGAGCTGTCCAACCACCTGACGTTGAACCGGGAGCACCCCGAGGTGCTGGGCAACGTGCACTTCTCCGCGGTCCAGGTCCGGGCGAACCGGCTCGGCGCCACCGACATCTACGCCGCCGAGCACTACTCCCGCCCGGCGCTGATCCCGACCATGTCGCACCTGCCGGCCAAGCCGCTGCTCATGCCGGTGGTCACCGGGTCGGCCCGGGAGGACGCCGGGGTCCGGCTGCGCTGGCGGCAGCCGGCCGACGGGATGGGCCCGCTCGGCACCGCCACCTCGTACGCGATCTACCGCTTCGACGGCCTCGACCTGGCCGGCAAGTGCGACGTCGCGGACGCCGCGCACCTGGTGGACACCGTCCGGGCCACCCCCGGCGCGGTGCAGTCCTGGGTGGACACCACTGCCGAGCCGGGCAAGCGCTACACGTACTACGTGACCGCGCTCGACCGGCTGGCGAACGAGAGCCCGCTCAGCCCGCCGCACGTCGTACGCTGA
- a CDS encoding phospholipase, whose protein sequence is MPRRLATLLASGALGLLVALGIASPAAAVTPQQKLSVLSSWTQTSATSYNSWNAARLNKSAWAEYAFDWSTDYCSSSPDNPLGFTFNLSCYRHDFGYRNYKAMGQFPANKSRLDSAFYEDLKRVCARYNSVVRPACYSLAWTYYQAVSIFGSVAAVQQADIDRAARMKADAERRAAARS, encoded by the coding sequence ATGCCCCGTCGTCTCGCCACCCTCCTCGCCTCGGGCGCACTCGGTCTGCTGGTCGCGCTCGGCATCGCCAGCCCGGCCGCCGCCGTCACGCCGCAGCAGAAGCTCTCCGTCCTGTCCAGCTGGACCCAGACCAGCGCCACCAGCTACAACTCCTGGAACGCCGCCCGGCTGAACAAGAGCGCCTGGGCCGAGTACGCGTTCGACTGGTCCACCGACTACTGCTCGTCCAGCCCGGACAACCCGCTCGGGTTCACCTTCAACCTCTCCTGCTACCGGCACGACTTCGGGTACCGCAACTACAAGGCGATGGGCCAGTTCCCGGCCAACAAGTCCCGCCTGGACAGCGCCTTCTACGAGGACCTGAAGCGGGTCTGCGCCAGGTACAACTCGGTCGTCCGGCCCGCCTGCTACAGCCTGGCCTGGACCTACTACCAGGCGGTCAGCATCTTCGGCTCGGTCGCCGCCGTCCAGCAGGCCGACATCGACCGCGCCGCCCGAATGAAGGCCGACGCCGAACGCCGCGCCGCCGCCCGCTCCTGA